A stretch of the Solanum dulcamara chromosome 6, daSolDulc1.2, whole genome shotgun sequence genome encodes the following:
- the LOC129891960 gene encoding uncharacterized protein LOC129891960 — MASGSSGRSNNAGSKGFDFASDDILCSYEDYANQDPSNGTHSDPVIAANSAKEFHKSRMTRSSMFPAPAYSPPEESSFNQDMICTVEKTVKKYTDNLMRFLEGISSRLSQLELYCYNLDKSIGEMRSDLVRDHGEVDSKLKALEKHVQEVHRSVQILRDKQELAETQKELAKLQLAQKGSASSSNSQQNEERSAQHLSDDKKSDDSPEVHGQQLALALPHQVAPQASLTNRPVEQPQQPPVPPPQSIPSQSMPNSQGYYLPPPQMANQQAPTQLSQGQYLSSDPQYRNSQMQVPPQPAPPQVNQTQQLQSMPQYQQQWAQQVPQQVQQTQIPPMQQQARPTSPAVYPSYLPSQPNPTPETMPNSMPMQVPFSGISQSVASRPEAMPYGYDRSGRPLQQQPATPHLKPSFGAPGDGYAASGAHPTLSPGNAYVVYDGEGTRAHPPPQPNFQQSGYPPSSFPLQNQQPTPSANLMVRPTQQMRNHPYNELIEKLVSMGYRGDHVVNVIQRLEESGQPVDFNAILDRMNGHSSGGSQRGW; from the exons ATGGCATCTGGATCATCTGGTAGGTCAAACAATGCGGGTTCTAAAGGTTTTGATTTTGCGTCGGATGATATTCTTTGTTCCTATGAAGATTATGCTAATCAAGATCCCTCTAATGGAACACACTCTGATCCTGTAATCGCTGCCAATTCTGCTAAG GAGTTCCACAAAAGCAGAATGACAAGGTCATCGATGTTTCCTGCTCCAGCATATAGTCCTCCAGAAGAATCTTCCTTCAACCAAGACATGATATGTACTGTTGAGAAGACCGTGAAGAAATATACCGACAATCTCATGCGTTTCCTAGAGGGAATCAGTTCACGCTTGTCGCAGTTGGAATTATACTGTTACAATCTTGATAAGTCTATTGGAGAAATGCGCTCTGATTTAGTTCGGGATCACGGTGAGGTAGATTCAAAACTGAAGGCTCTAGAGAAGCATGTCCAAGAG GTTCACAGATCTGTGCAGATTCTAAGAGATAAACAAGAACTTGCCGAAACTCAAAAGGAGCTGGCCAAGCTTCAGCTTGCACAGAAAGGATCAGCTTCATCCAGCAATTCTCAGCAGAATGAGGAGAGAAGTGCTCAACACCTGTCTGATGACAAAAAAAGTGACGACTCACCTGAAGTGCATGGACAGCAACTGGCTCTCGCACTACCCCATCAAGTGGCACCCCAGGCTTCTCTTACTAACCGACCTGTGGAGCAGCCACAACAGCCACCTGTGCCACCTCCACAATCAATTCCATCCCAAAGTATGCCAAACTCACAAGGCTATTATTTACCCCCTCCTCAGATGGCAAATCAACAAGCTCCAACTCAGTTGTCTCAAGGTCAATATTTGTCGTCTGACCCCCAGTATCGAAATTCTCAAATGCAAGTACCACCACAGCCGGCGCCACCTCAGGTGAATCAGACGCAACAACTTCAGTCAATGCCCCAATATCAGCAGCAGTGGGCGCAACAGGTACCCCAACAGGTTCAACAGACGCAGATTCCACCTATGCAACAGCAAGCTAGACCTACATCACCTGCTGTTTATCCCTCTTATCTGCCTAGTCAACCAAATCCTACTCCTGAGACAATGCCCAATAGTATGCCAATGCAAGTGCCATTTTCTGGAATATCTCAATCAGTTGCTAGCCGCCCCGAAGCAATGCCTTATGGGTATGATAGGTCTGGTAGGCCCCTTCAGCAACAGCCCGCAACACCGCATCTTAAGCCTTCATTTGGTGCACCAGGCGATGGGTATGCAGCTAGTGGAGCTCATCCAACACTCTCTCCAGGAAATGCATATGTGGTGTATGATGGCGAAGGCACAAGGGCACATCCACCACCCCAACCTAACTTCCAACAAAGTGGTTATCCTCCATCCAGCTTCCCTCTCCAAAATCAGCAGCCTACCCCGAGTGCAAATCTGATGGTTCGTCCAACTCAGCAGATGCGCAACCATCCATAcaatgagttgattgagaaaCTAGTGAGCATGGGTTACCGGGGTGATCATGTTGTTAATGTGATCCAAAGGCTTGAGGAAAGTGGCCAGCCTGTTGATTTCAATGCTATCCTGGACAGGATGAATGGACATTCATCTGGTGGTTCTCAGAGAGGATGGTGA